agtggttacagaatgcatttttatttttcaaaaataaaatttttaaaaacaaaaattttactttcattttgtgattgaaaaattagaaaataaaagtgttacgAAACGGCAGTTAAttgttttaagaaaataattaattatagttaatttgattctaaaaaataaatttttatatgttgGTAAACTGTTATTACAAGTCAACAAAAATGTAATCatcatggttacaataaaatGCAGGACCGGCCCTGAGTTGAAATTAGCCATAGGCAAAAAACAAATTTGGCGtttactataaagataaatggtatttttaaaaattattaaaaaaaatatgtatattttttaaaatttattttttttatttgggctccTAAAATGAGTAGATACTAGGTGTGGAGCCTATCCCGTCTAAATTTAGAGCCGACcctttaaaaatataactattaaATAGTCACATATATGGagtaataaatttttgtaaataaaaagataaattatttaggatgcattaacattttacaaaagttatatATCGATTTGTTTTATgtctttactattttttttttgtcatatatatttcttttgaagatatttaatatttattgtagTAATTATACATAGTTCCAAGTGATCTTCCTACTTTCTTATATCAAAAGGATAAAAGACTTTAGCTTTCTTCAATAATaatgtaaagaccgcatatgattaatatcttgaattattaaataattagggtttatgtttaagattaaattaataattatgaaatgcatattttagaaatatatttaatatatcatatatgttattatgctattttatgtaaattacttaatttctgtgattgtgttcggaagctgtggacagcgacgttgggcctttagagagtcgTGTTTATATGTTTAGAATATTATCGGGGAATCATAATTAGAGGTTAGAGGTGTTAGAATTTTCGGGGATTAGTAAGTGACTAAATTACCCTTGggagtttttatttattttaacttgGTCAAAGGTTAAATAGGTCTTTTCCTTAATTGTTGTTTGTCTTGTAGTGGATTTGGGGGCTGGttgtatttttatttggttaaatataattaaaggtAAAGTTaaaggaaaataaaagaaaaacctagaaaaaaaattgatcaactttcttctctctctctttcgaaccTCACTCTTTCTCAGCCAAGGTTTTGATTTTTCATAGTTGAATTCAGAGGTAATCAAGGGTGTTGGAGCTTGTGTTCAAGGTATTGTGCTGTAGCTTGCTCTCTTTGTTGTTCTTTGCTTTTTAGTACAAGTTTTGATGAGTGGTTTTGAATTTTAAGGAGCTGTGAGTTTATTGTTGGTTTGATTCTCTTTTCTGGAGTTAGGTGTTGATGGTTTTGAGTGATTAGGGCTGAATTAGTTGGTTATTGTTAGGTTGTGATAGAATTAGAGTTTAAGAGCTCAAGTTGGAGCTCTAATGGTGGATTGAGATTTTCTGTGAATTGTTGTATTCTGTTGCTTGGTTTTGGATTATTACAGTGCATATAGGTATTCTGGAAGTTATTGCAaagtttgggcttgatttgaagtaAGGGGATTGAATTTTTTGTTCCCAGCTtagaaccggtcgaccagttCTGAGAAGCCTCTAGAAACCGGTCAACCGGTTGGTACCCAGGAACTGGGATTCCGATTGGGAACCGGTCTGacggttggggctttttcccgagccctagtttttcccactTTTACGTAATTTAGGATATTGGcatcctatttatcgatagggttaatcttagtttcaattttaaattcccggtaagtgttttagcgtgtctctcatcAAATTCTgaacattatggtttagggccttGTAAAGCGTCGAGCTGCGTTTctactcaggctgaccggcacacttgagcacggaacgaggtaagatagcataagaatatatatatatatatgaatatatgctTGTTTTAGATATTTACACTACTAGCACTAATATGAATACGATTATTAGGGTGTTAGTATAGTGTTATGTATTAGTagggttacggtgttaccaacacgagtaccaggGGTACAgcgtgcatgtggtacaacacttagtaattctcAGGAGTACAGTTATggctctaccaacacgagtacagggttggtactttagtgcatttggtacagtgatcgtacttcccttaagaacgttcttatccatttggtgagcttaattattGAGCTCAGGGCAGCGTAATCATAAAGTCGGCatcacattatttttatatatatattttgcatatcttactgagtctgttgactcatcagtttgctaccttgtgtaggtaaaggaaaagcaaagctggaggaacagtgagataGAGCTCGAcagtgattgtacatatcgcggcagtgcaacctggagggtttcggtcttttactattttggagtctgtattttgatgTTGCATGCTAGCgagttttaaaagaaaatattatatgtacatattagtaaaatgcttttaaattgtattttgatactcgggatcccgatccatatagttataaagatataatatattaaagttatctTCTGAGTCTAGTAAATTTAAAAtgcgggcgttacagtttggtatcagagccaccaggtTGTCCGCTGAAGACCGtgaagatatgtacaatcaaggccagtgtcgagCTCAACTCACGGCTCCGtaagctttatttctttttgcaaactgTTCTAAGATATGTTGTATATATGATTAAATAGATGTTATAAACCCTAATTGCGGTCTTGAAAATACTTTGACCACTGTCTGACCtacgtgccttgtgggttcgcagCCTAAGTCCTAATTAATGGACGACCAACGAAACGTAGAAGGAAGGGTGaattggttgagaccggaggtggccggggtggtagaaatccccaaaacccccgtGGACGTGGTAGAGGCCGCGGTCGTGTCCCGAGAGGCGGACAGGAGAATCCACCTCAGGCCCTGGTTGATTGGGAAcaaaggtttgctgaaatgcaagctagAATTGAACAGCAAGAAGAGGAGATACGGCGACTTAGGCAACGGGATGCTCCTGTTGAGTTTCCCTCGCAACCGCCTGCTGCGGTTCCTGCAGCCCTTGCGGTGCCAGCTGAGCAACATGTTGCTGGTAACCGTATGGAGCAATTATATGAGAGATTTagaaagcaagcacctccagtattcctgggaggtcctgatgttcTTAAAGCTGAACAGTGGTTGACTGTTATTGAAAGAATACTGAACTTCATGGGAGTGGTCGGAAATGACAGAGTGGCATGTGCCACATTTCAATTTCAGGAAGATGCATTGATTTGGTGGGAAATGATATCCCTTACAAAGGATGTTGCCAGAATGACCTGGGAGGAATTCCGGGAATTGTTCAATgctaaatactataatgaggcagtccacagtgcaaagcggaaagaatTTGTTGAGCTGGTACAAGGAGAGGGAATGTCTGTGACTGAATACACAACcaagtttgatcgcttggctaagttagcctctgGAATTGTACCAACGGATTTtagtaagaaggagaagtacttgGCTGGATTGAACGCCAAGATTAAACATGACCTGGTTATTACAACGAATGATACCATAACTTACGCGGAAATGGTTGATAAGGCTCTTCGAGCCGAAGGAGCAGTAAAATTTTTGCATGAAACCCGAGAGCCTCCTATTGCTGGTGGGGTTATTACTACCCCTAGTTCTGGTCCTGGAAAAGAAAGTGGAGATTCCACTTTTGAACAAAAGAAAAGAACTTTTCCATCTTCGGGAAGTTCAGGACAAAGTAAAAGGTTTCGAGGAAACCAGAACAAAGGAGGACGTCAGACTTACtcctatcctgagtgcccgcgtTGCAAGAAGCATCACCCCGGGACCTGTAACTGGAGAGCCTACTTTCAGTGTGGTTCGGTGGGACATCTTAAGAAAGACTGTCCTCAgttgaagaaagaggaaccAAAGCCTGAGGTCAAACCTGCGCCTGCACCTGCTCGTGTATTTGCtataactcaggctgatgctgctgccagcccttcagtagttacaggtcagcttctaaTCAACGGTTTTGTttatactgttttatttgattcgggtgctACTCGATCCTATGTGTCATCAAGACTTCTTGATCAGTTTGATAGACCTAGTGATATTCTTgagacggggtttggaaccctgttgcctaatggagaattaattatttcaagaaagtggGTTAGATTAGtgttaattagaattgaaaataGAGAATTGAGCGCTGATCTTGTGGAGTTACCATTGGCCGAGTTCGACATTATACTTGGCATGAACTTTTTGTCTAAATACTCTGCTAGTATCGATTGTAAACAGAAAATGGTAACTTTTGAACCGGAGAATGAGGAACCATTTGTCTTTGTTGGTTCGATACAAGGTTCTCGTGTTCCAAGAATCTCAGCATtgaaagctagggatttactacgCAGTGGATGTGTTGGATTCCTGGCAGTTGTAGTGGATTCCAGTAAACCTGTGTTACTCGGACCTGAAGAGGTTAAAGTGGTTAAGGAATTCCTGGATGTATTTCCTGAGGAATTAcctgggttaccacctcagcgagagaTAGATTTTGTCATCGATTTAATTCCTGGAGCAGAACCTGTGTCAAAGGCACCCTATCGAATGGCACCTGCTGAATTAAAAGAACTGAAGATACAACTCcaagggatgttggatctagggttcactcggcctagtgtgtcaccttggggagccccagttctatttgtgaagaagaaagatggaactcttcgaatgtgtatcgattatcgggagctgaataagttaaccattaagaataaatatccccTGCCTAGAATTgacgatttgtttgatcaacttcagggcaaaacggtattctctaagattgacttgaggtctggatatcatcaattgagaattcgagaagaggatattccgaagacagctttccgaaccaggtatggtcattacgagttcctggttatgtcttttgggttaacaaatgcaccggcagcctttatggatctcatgaatagggtattcaaagatttcctcgataattttgtaattgtattattCGACgatattcttgtgtactctcggtcaaaagcagaacatgagcaacatcttcgaatggttctgcagcgacttagagatcataaactctatgcaaagttcaaaaagtgtgagtctTGGCTGTCACAAGTGTCCTTTTTGGGACATATTGTTGGGAAAGACGGGATTATGGTAGATCCGGGAAAGATTGAGGCGGTGAAAAATTGGCCTAGACCtaaaacaatcactgaaattcgaagttttctcggtttagcgggtTATTATCGACGTTTTGTGGAAGGTTTTTCCAAGATTGCAATGCCGTTATCCGAGTTAACTAGGAAGAACTAGCgatttatatggtcagataagtgtgaaaagagttttcaagagctgaagcaacagttgattacagctcctgttCTTGCCCTGCCATCTGATCTAGAGAAATTtgtggtgtattgtgatgcatcaagGTAGGGTTTGGGCTATGTGTTAATGCAGGCAGAcaaagtcatagcctatgcttcCCGACAAATGAAAGATTacgagcagcgttacccaactcacgacctggaacttgcagcagtggtgttcaccttgaaaatttggcgacattacttatatggtgaaaggtgttagatctatactgaccataagagtctcaagtacttttttCAATCAGAAatatttgaacatgagacaaagaaggtggttggagctggtgaaagactatgactgtgaaatcctgtatcatcctggaaaggcaAATGTGGTGGCAGATGCCTTAAGCAGAAAGGGACCTGATCAGATATCCAACATGGTCATTATTTCTCCTCAGTTAGCGTCGGAGATGACTAGAGCAAACATTGAGTTGGTgactgagaaattatttaatctgacacttcagtcagatttgttggaaagaatcagagTGGCCCAATTAGAAGATCCTGAATTGGTTAAGATtcgagaagatgtcttagcaggcaaagctaaggacttttcagtttctgacagtggaatgttgttgttTAAAGCACGAGTGTGTGTCCCTGATAttaatgagcttaagaaagaaattctggaagaagctcatactaccccttactcattacatccaggaaccaccaaaatgtatcaagatttgaagccatatttttggtggtatgggatgaagaggGATGTAGTGGACTACGTCACTAAGTGCTTAACTTGTCAGCAAATTAAAGCCGAGCATCAACGACCGGCAGGGTTACTTCAGTCATTaacacttccagaatggaagtagAAAGACATTgcgatggactttgtggttggcttgcctaggaccacaggaatgtacgactcagtttgggtCGTGGTAGATCGCTTTACAAAGTTAGCGCATTTCTTACCTGTTAAGGTAAcctatacagtggatcagtatgccgATTTTTATGTGAAAGAAACTGTTCGTCTTCATGGGGTGCCAAAGTCTATCGTTTCAGATAGAGACCCTAAAtttacatcgaagttttgggtgagtttgcagaaggctatgggaactaatctgaaattcagcacagcctttcatcctcaaaTAGATGGGCAATCTGAGCGAGCTATTCAGATACTTGAAGACCTGTTGCGAGCTTGTGTCATGGATTTTGGagggtcatggagtaagtatttgcctctgattgaattctcctataataacagctatcaaagtaccataggaatggctcctTACGAGCTGCtctatggtagaaaatgtcgttccccaattcattgggacAAAACAGGAGAACGGAAATACTTAGGCCCTGAATTGGTCCAGAAAACAAATGAGGAAATAGACAAGATtaaagctcgaatgcttgcttctcaaagcaggcagaaaagttatgcagatcccaagCGACGGGATGTTACATTCCAACCTGGTGATCATGTCTTTCTACGTGTATCCCCGATGAAAGGAATCAGACGCTTTGGAAAGAAAGGCAAGTTGAGCCctaggtttattggaccttttgaaattctgGAGAAAGTTGGACAAGTTGCTTACCGGTTAGCCTTACCTCCTTCATTGTCTGCAgtgcataatgtatttcatgtttcTATGCTGAGAAAGTACGTGTCTGACCCAATGCACGTTTTGAGTTATGAGACATTGGAATTGCAACCTGACCTATCATATgatgaacaaccagtgcagattcTAGATCGGAAGGAAAAGGTCCTTCGAACTAAAACCATATCATTGGTTAAAGTACActggaggaatagtaaagtggaagaagccacttaGGAATTGGAGGCTGATATgaaaactcagcatccagagttgttcaggtagatttcgggggcgaaatccttttaacggggggataattgtaaagactgCATATGATTAATAccttgaattattaaataattagggtttatgtttgagattaaattaataattatgaaatgcatattttggaaatatatttaatatatcatatatgttattatgctattttatgtaaattacttaatttctgtgattgtgttcggaagctgtggacagcgacgttgggcctttagagagtcgCGTTTATATGTTTAGAATATTATCGGGGAATCATAGTTAGAGGTTAGAGGTGTTAGAATTTTCGGAGATTAGTAAGTGACTAAATTACCCCTGggagtttttatttattttaacttgGTCAAAGGTTAAATAGGTCTTTTCCTTAATTGTTGTTTGTCTTGTAGTGGATTTGGGGGCTGGttgtatttttatttggttaaataTAATTAAGGGTAAAGTTaaaggaaaataaaagaaaaacctagaaaaaaaattgatacactttcttctctctctctttcgaaccTCACTCTTTCTCAGCCAAGGTTTTGATTTTTCATAGTTGAATTCAGAGGTAATCAAGGGTGTTGGAGCTTGTGTTCAAGGTATTGTGCTCTAGCTTGCTCTCTTTGTTGTTCTTTGCTTTTTAGTACAAGTTTTGATGAGTGGTTTTGAATTTTAAGGGGCTGTGAGTTTATTGTTGGTTTGATTCTCTTTTCTGGAGTTAGGTGTTGATGGTTTTGAGTGATTAGGGCCGAATTAGTTGGTTATTGTGAGGTTGTGATAGAATTAGAGTTTAAGAGCTCAAGTTGGAGCTCTAATGGTGGATTGAGATTTTGTGTGAATTGTTGTATTCTGTTGCTTGGTTTTGGATTATTACAGTGCACATAGGTATTCTGGAAGTTATTGCAaagtttgggcttgatttgaagtaaggggattgaatttttttgttCCCAGCTCAGAACCGGTCAACCGGTTCTGAGAAGCCTctagcaaccggtcgaccggttggtacccagGAACTAGGGTTccggttggggctttttcttgagccctagtttttcccgtttttacGTAATTTAGGATATTGGTatcctatttatcgatagggttaatcttagtttc
This Cannabis sativa cultivar Pink pepper isolate KNU-18-1 chromosome 6, ASM2916894v1, whole genome shotgun sequence DNA region includes the following protein-coding sequences:
- the LOC133039400 gene encoding uncharacterized protein LOC133039400 — encoded protein: MQARIEQQEEEIRRLRQRDAPVEFPSQPPAAVPAALAVPAEQHVAGNRMEQLYERFRKQAPPVFLGGPDVLKAEQWLTVIERILNFMGVVGNDRVACATFQFQEDALIWWEMISLTKDVARMTWEEFRELFNAKYYNEAVHSAKRKEFVELVQGEGMSVTEYTTKFDRLAKLASGIVPTDFSKKEKYLAGLNAKIKHDLVITTNDTITYAEMVDKALRAEGAVKFLHETREPPIAGGVITTPSSGPGKESGDSTFEQKKRTFPSSGSSGQSKRFRGNQNKGGRQTYSYPECPRCKKHHPGTCNWRAYFQCGSVGHLKKDCPQLKKEEPKPEVKPAPAPARKMVTFEPENEEPFVFVGSIQGSRVPRISALKARDLLRSGCVGFLAVVVDSSKPVLLGPEEVKVVKEFLDVFPEELPGLPPQREIDFVIDLIPGAEPVSKAPYRMAPAELKELKIQLQGMLDLGFTRPSVSPWGAPVLFVKKKDGTLRMCIDYRELNKLTIKNKYPLPRIDDLFDQLQGKTVFSKIDLRSGYHQLRIREEDIPKTAFRTRYGHYEFLVMSFGLTNAPAAFMDLMNRVFKDFLDNFVIVLFDDILVYSRSKAEHEQHLRMVLQRLRDHKLYAKFKKCESWLSQVSFLGHIVGKDGIMVDPGKIEAVKNWPRPKTITEIRSFLGLAGYYRRFVEGFSKIAMPLSELTRKN